One Chitinivibrionales bacterium genomic region harbors:
- a CDS encoding metalloregulator ArsR/SmtB family transcription factor: MKEMITIAKALSDANRVRTLFALRKGELCVCRIIELLGLAPSTVSKHMTVLKHAGLVNSRKEKRWIYYRLPEALQKTPVIHGVLDWLFISLTKDNQIIEDGKKLSKILQRSPEYLCKKRQDKFQRRKDREAS, translated from the coding sequence ATGAAAGAAATGATAACCATCGCAAAGGCTTTGTCGGACGCTAACCGGGTTCGCACCCTTTTTGCCCTCAGAAAAGGCGAATTGTGCGTATGCCGTATAATTGAGTTACTCGGGCTGGCCCCCTCGACTGTTTCAAAGCACATGACTGTTTTAAAACATGCCGGGCTCGTGAACAGCCGCAAGGAAAAACGCTGGATCTATTACCGCCTGCCTGAAGCTTTGCAAAAAACGCCGGTTATCCACGGCGTTCTGGATTGGTTGTTTATCTCGTTGACAAAGGATAATCAAATCATTGAGGACGGCAAGAAATTGTCAAAAATCCTCCAGCGCAGCCCCGAATACCTTTGCAAGAAACGTCAGGATAAATTTCAACGGCGCAAGGACCGGGAGGCGTCGTAA
- the hgcA gene encoding mercury methylation corrinoid protein HgcA — protein MIASPKCDTAAPHLPPLNFMGDVLCRVSDKFRMKYSIKPGLYRIGNPSQESNVLVTANYRLTCNHVRKAMENRNVHVLVLNTRGINVWCAAGKGTFCTAEIVRQLTASDLGSKVSHRTLILPQLSASGVNASKLHKASGFTIKFGPIRASDIPAYLDNNFSATPDMRRVRFSIVDRAKLVPMEAVPALKTLGVFLLIAAILFGITRTGIIFKQALAGVWPIVVAGLTSVFTGSGLPPLLLPFIPGRAFSFKGFCTGLIGAVAVFLFLQPVRTDVFLAAFCLVAMPAFSSYQAFLFTGSTTFTSPSGVKAELKIALPLYLAGAGISLVLFAAALYRFWRFS, from the coding sequence ATGATCGCATCTCCGAAGTGCGACACGGCCGCCCCTCACCTTCCTCCCCTTAATTTCATGGGAGACGTGCTGTGTCGCGTCAGCGATAAATTCAGGATGAAGTATTCCATCAAACCAGGGCTTTATCGGATAGGCAACCCGTCGCAAGAATCAAATGTATTGGTCACCGCCAATTACCGGTTGACCTGCAACCACGTTCGAAAGGCGATGGAGAATAGAAATGTCCATGTCCTGGTGCTGAACACAAGAGGCATCAACGTCTGGTGCGCGGCAGGCAAAGGGACGTTTTGCACTGCCGAGATCGTGCGGCAGCTGACAGCCAGCGACCTGGGTTCGAAAGTATCGCACCGGACACTTATTTTGCCGCAACTGAGCGCCTCCGGGGTTAATGCCTCGAAATTGCACAAGGCAAGCGGATTTACAATAAAATTCGGGCCGATTCGCGCATCGGACATCCCGGCATATCTTGACAATAATTTCTCCGCGACCCCCGACATGCGACGGGTGCGGTTTTCCATTGTCGATAGGGCCAAACTTGTTCCCATGGAGGCCGTTCCCGCTCTTAAAACCCTGGGTGTGTTTCTTCTTATCGCAGCCATCCTCTTCGGCATCACCCGCACCGGCATTATCTTTAAGCAAGCATTGGCCGGCGTCTGGCCGATTGTTGTTGCCGGGCTGACATCGGTGTTCACCGGCTCCGGCCTGCCGCCGCTGCTGCTGCCGTTCATTCCAGGCCGGGCTTTTTCATTCAAAGGATTTTGCACCGGCCTGATCGGTGCGGTGGCGGTATTTTTATTCCTCCAGCCGGTTCGCACCGATGTTTTCCTCGCAGCATTTTGCCTGGTGGCAATGCCTGCGTTCAGCTCGTATCAGGCGTTCCTTTTTACCGGGAGCACCACCTTCACTTCTCCGTCGGGCGTTAAAGCCGAATTGAAAATCGCGTTGCCGCTGTACCTTGCAGGCGCGGGAATTTCACTTGTCTTGTTTGCCGCGGCACTTTACCGGTTCTGGAGGTTTTCATGA
- the hgcB gene encoding mercury methylation ferredoxin HgcB: MNQFYLRGVSTLKLASEKCTGCGRCVEVCPHGVFDINDRRAHIIALDNCMECGACSQNCAFGALSVKSGVGCATAMINGILTKGDPDLGTCDCSGAVSSGTCC; encoded by the coding sequence ATGAATCAATTTTATTTACGCGGGGTGTCCACCTTAAAACTTGCTTCTGAAAAATGTACCGGCTGCGGACGGTGCGTCGAAGTATGCCCGCACGGTGTTTTCGATATCAATGACCGCCGTGCTCATATCATTGCGCTTGACAATTGCATGGAATGCGGCGCCTGCTCGCAGAACTGCGCGTTTGGCGCGCTCTCGGTGAAAAGCGGGGTCGGATGCGCAACCGCAATGATAAACGGCATCCTGACAAAAGGCGATCCCGACCTCGGCACCTGCGATTGCAGCGGCGCCGTTTCTTCGGGGACATGCTGCTAG
- a CDS encoding arsenate reductase ArsC has product MEKLKILFLCTGNSCRSQMAEGWTRTLKGDKIEAYSAGVEVHGVNPLAVKVMAEAGVDISSQRSKHVSELMDIPFDYVVTMCDEAYQTCPVFPGKTKRFHAGFDDPPHLAKSLKSEEEILQVFRRVRDEIRKFVENLPEVPGDPKMDPYK; this is encoded by the coding sequence ATGGAAAAATTGAAAATCCTTTTCCTCTGCACCGGCAACTCGTGCCGCAGCCAGATGGCCGAGGGCTGGACGCGAACGCTCAAGGGCGATAAAATAGAAGCCTATTCCGCGGGCGTCGAGGTCCACGGCGTGAATCCGCTTGCCGTCAAGGTCATGGCGGAAGCGGGCGTTGACATCTCAAGCCAGCGGTCAAAGCACGTTAGCGAGCTGATGGATATTCCTTTTGACTATGTGGTAACCATGTGCGATGAAGCGTATCAGACCTGTCCGGTATTTCCCGGAAAGACAAAACGGTTCCATGCCGGATTCGACGATCCGCCGCACCTTGCGAAATCACTGAAATCCGAGGAGGAGATTCTCCAAGTCTTTCGCAGGGTGCGTGACGAGATTAGGAAGTTTGTTGAGAATTTGCCTGAGGTCCCGGGAGATCCCAAAATGGATCCATATAAATAA
- a CDS encoding N-6 DNA methylase: MPVPQEISLLVNRFKQNISSYSSPSYNEAQLRQEFLNPFFGALGWDVANKQGFAEAYKEVIHEDAVKIGTATKAPDYSFRVGGTRKFFVEAKKPSVNIRENAIPAFQLRRYAWSAKLPLSVLSDFEELAVYDCRVKPAKTDNAAVGRILYIKYDEYEKRWDEIAGIFSKDAVLKGSFDKYAEENRAKKGTTEVDDAFLSEIEEWRDLLARNIALRNEKLSNRELNFAVQRTIDRLIFLRICEDRGIEDYGRLQAHLNGENVYKRLCVLFREADDKYNSGLFYFREEKNRKEGPDIVTLGLDIDDKVLKQIIEKLYYPESAYEFSVLPADILGQVYEQFLGKVIRLTAGHQAKVEDKPEVKKAGGVFYTPTYIVDYIVKNTVGKLVENIAPKKASELRILDPACGSGSFLIGAYQYLLDWHREWYTKNDPDKWTTGKNPTLYKARAGEYRLTTPERKRILLNNIYGVDIDTQAVEVTKLSLLLKVLEGENEQSIAQQLKLFHQRALPDLGNNIKCGNSLIEHDYYHSEGVQETMALYDGHESAGDDEEYKINAFDWKSEQGFKEIMERGGFDAVIGNPPYVRHEMLGQFKDYFKNHYKVFHSSADLYTYFIERGVSLLNGSGLFSIIVANKWMRANYGEPLRKWMKEQTINEIIDFGDLPVFKNVTTYPCILKLSQNKPLGKMRVCKVTSLEFKDLMEYVSEHVAIMSQTPLPDSGWSLADKKTEQLLNKIRGKGIRLEEYVGGKIYYGIKTGLNDAFVIDEKIKRSLVREDKNSKEIIKPFLMGRDVNRYFTVCEGQYLIFTKHGIDIEKYTAIQKYLTKFKDQLAPRPKNWKGKEWDGRKPGAYKWYEIQDTIDYYNEFEKPKIIVPAIIQKATYCLDTTGYYSNDKTTIIGSDDLYLLALLNSKTVDFVMHSISSTKQGGYFEYKPMYLSELPIRKIDFSNSAEKSLHDKIVFMVSSLLEDHKKLSRTPPSHMQTVLSRKIESTDNRIDELVYELYGLTKEEIKIVEGNQQ; this comes from the coding sequence ATGCCCGTTCCTCAAGAAATAAGCCTGCTCGTAAACCGGTTCAAGCAAAACATTTCCTCGTATTCCTCCCCGTCGTACAACGAAGCGCAACTTCGCCAGGAATTTCTTAATCCTTTCTTTGGAGCGCTCGGCTGGGACGTCGCCAACAAGCAGGGATTCGCCGAGGCGTACAAGGAAGTGATCCATGAGGACGCGGTCAAGATAGGCACGGCGACCAAGGCGCCGGATTATTCGTTCCGGGTCGGCGGGACGCGCAAGTTTTTCGTCGAGGCAAAAAAACCGTCCGTCAACATCAGGGAAAACGCGATCCCGGCCTTTCAGCTCCGCCGTTACGCCTGGTCGGCGAAATTGCCGCTCTCGGTCCTTTCGGATTTCGAGGAGCTTGCGGTTTACGACTGCAGGGTGAAGCCCGCGAAAACCGATAATGCGGCCGTCGGAAGAATCCTGTACATCAAATACGATGAATACGAAAAACGCTGGGACGAAATAGCAGGTATTTTTTCAAAGGACGCGGTGCTCAAAGGCTCGTTTGACAAATACGCCGAGGAAAACAGGGCGAAAAAGGGCACCACCGAGGTGGACGACGCGTTCCTTTCCGAGATAGAGGAGTGGCGCGATCTGCTTGCAAGGAACATCGCCCTGCGCAATGAAAAACTCTCGAACCGCGAACTGAATTTCGCCGTGCAAAGGACCATAGACCGCCTGATTTTCCTGCGCATCTGCGAAGACCGGGGAATAGAGGACTACGGCCGCCTGCAAGCTCACCTGAACGGCGAAAATGTTTATAAACGGCTGTGCGTGCTTTTCAGGGAGGCGGACGACAAATACAATTCCGGGCTCTTTTATTTCCGTGAGGAAAAAAACAGAAAAGAAGGGCCGGACATCGTTACGCTGGGTCTTGACATTGACGACAAGGTGCTCAAGCAGATAATCGAGAAGCTGTATTACCCCGAAAGCGCCTATGAATTTTCCGTGCTGCCCGCCGACATTCTTGGCCAGGTGTACGAACAGTTTCTTGGAAAAGTGATCCGGCTTACGGCAGGACACCAGGCAAAGGTAGAAGACAAACCAGAAGTAAAAAAAGCCGGCGGCGTGTTTTATACACCGACGTATATCGTGGATTATATCGTTAAGAACACGGTGGGAAAGCTGGTGGAAAACATAGCGCCTAAAAAAGCGTCGGAACTCCGCATCCTCGATCCCGCCTGCGGCTCGGGCTCGTTCCTCATTGGGGCGTATCAATACCTTCTGGACTGGCACAGAGAATGGTACACGAAAAACGACCCGGACAAATGGACCACCGGAAAAAATCCAACGCTTTACAAGGCGCGAGCAGGTGAATACCGTCTTACCACACCGGAGCGTAAAAGAATTCTGCTCAATAATATTTACGGAGTGGACATCGACACGCAGGCGGTGGAGGTTACGAAGCTCTCGCTTTTATTGAAAGTCCTGGAGGGAGAAAACGAGCAGAGCATTGCGCAACAACTGAAATTGTTCCACCAGAGGGCGCTGCCGGATTTGGGGAATAATATCAAGTGCGGGAATTCTTTGATTGAACACGATTATTACCACTCCGAAGGCGTTCAGGAGACAATGGCCCTGTATGACGGGCATGAAAGCGCCGGGGATGACGAAGAGTATAAGATAAACGCGTTTGATTGGAAGTCGGAGCAGGGGTTTAAGGAGATTATGGAGCGGGGAGGGTTTGACGCGGTGATTGGGAACCCGCCGTATGTGCGCCATGAAATGCTCGGGCAATTCAAGGACTATTTCAAAAACCATTATAAAGTGTTCCACAGCTCCGCCGATCTCTATACCTATTTTATTGAGCGAGGTGTGTCTTTGCTCAACGGTTCCGGCTTGTTCTCGATTATTGTCGCAAACAAGTGGATGCGTGCGAATTATGGGGAACCGTTACGCAAATGGATGAAAGAACAAACGATTAATGAGATTATTGACTTTGGGGATCTGCCGGTCTTTAAAAATGTGACCACCTATCCGTGCATTTTAAAGCTTTCCCAAAATAAGCCGCTCGGCAAAATGAGGGTATGCAAAGTCACGAGCTTGGAATTCAAGGATTTGATGGAATACGTTTCGGAACATGTCGCGATTATGTCACAAACCCCGTTGCCGGATTCAGGCTGGAGCCTTGCGGACAAAAAGACTGAACAATTGTTAAATAAAATCCGAGGGAAAGGAATTAGGCTTGAGGAATATGTCGGGGGAAAAATTTATTATGGGATTAAGACTGGATTAAATGATGCTTTTGTTATTGATGAAAAAATTAAACGAAGCCTCGTTAGAGAGGACAAAAACAGCAAAGAAATAATAAAGCCGTTTTTAATGGGAAGGGACGTAAACCGATATTTTACGGTGTGTGAAGGGCAATATTTGATTTTTACAAAACATGGCATTGATATTGAGAAATATACCGCGATACAAAAATATTTAACAAAATTCAAAGACCAACTCGCGCCCCGCCCTAAGAACTGGAAAGGCAAGGAGTGGGATGGAAGAAAACCTGGTGCCTATAAATGGTATGAAATTCAGGATACCATAGATTATTACAATGAATTTGAGAAACCAAAAATAATTGTACCGGCAATCATTCAAAAAGCAACCTACTGCCTTGATACGACGGGATATTATTCGAATGATAAAACCACAATTATAGGTTCCGATGATCTATATCTCTTGGCGTTGCTTAATTCAAAAACCGTTGATTTCGTCATGCATTCCATTTCATCGACAAAGCAGGGGGGCTACTTCGAATATAAGCCGATGTACTTATCAGAATTGCCCATCCGCAAGATAGATTTTTCCAATTCTGCAGAAAAATCCCTCCATGACAAAATTGTCTTCATGGTTTCTTCCTTGCTTGAGGACCATAAGAAACTTTCCCGCACCCCACCCAGTCACATGCAGACCGTCCTGTCCCGCAAGATAGAATCTACAGACAATAGAATCGACGAACTCGTCTACGAACTCTACGGTCTCACCAAGGAAGAGATCAAGATCGTCGAAGGAAATCAGCAATAG